A region from the Dehalococcoides mccartyi CG5 genome encodes:
- a CDS encoding 4Fe-4S binding protein: MQSSFWKLHGKKALIIFAILTVVIAGVIGKVSASPDVEQYLSKVVPEAASFKKLADRASDDLYLFGALDSDGNQIAFVTSGKGLGYAGPMTVVVAWSNDGVILAMDVPQTNDTPAWYNRLAANDYFSQFIGRSYQDPLQLNEDINAVSGATRSSTGVDTGVREGRLILSEQLGNPYPVPPEPINFGLAEVFFIAGILAVFALRMIPSLRKVHVLRYLSLLVGLAVFGIWLSVPLSLVNFIVFPTGFAPSWQSNMLLYLMVFGIIGAALAFGKNLWCFWMCPFSAIQEGLNFIGGGRTRPITRTQLVMRNTRYVILWLIVVLVLVFQSPSLAVFEPWNTIFSLKGALDQWLLVIATLGVSLFIHDFWCHYLCPVGATMDIILKIRKSTIGLVNKFSGK, encoded by the coding sequence ATGCAGAGCAGTTTCTGGAAGCTACACGGTAAAAAAGCGCTTATAATATTTGCCATCCTTACGGTGGTGATAGCCGGAGTGATAGGCAAAGTTTCAGCTTCGCCTGATGTTGAGCAGTATCTATCCAAGGTTGTTCCGGAAGCCGCCAGCTTCAAAAAACTGGCTGACCGGGCGTCAGATGATCTTTATCTCTTCGGTGCCCTTGACTCTGACGGCAACCAGATTGCTTTTGTTACTTCCGGCAAGGGTTTGGGTTATGCCGGCCCTATGACGGTAGTGGTGGCATGGAGCAATGATGGCGTTATTTTGGCTATGGATGTTCCCCAAACCAACGATACCCCTGCCTGGTATAACAGACTTGCCGCCAATGATTATTTTTCCCAGTTTATCGGGCGTTCTTATCAAGATCCTCTTCAGCTGAATGAAGATATCAATGCAGTTTCCGGAGCTACCCGCTCTTCAACCGGTGTTGATACCGGTGTCCGTGAAGGCCGCCTGATACTTTCTGAACAGCTTGGCAACCCCTATCCAGTTCCGCCTGAACCTATCAATTTCGGGCTGGCCGAGGTGTTTTTTATCGCCGGTATTTTGGCCGTATTTGCCTTGCGCATGATACCGTCTTTACGCAAAGTACATGTCCTTCGTTACCTCAGTCTACTGGTCGGACTGGCGGTATTTGGTATCTGGCTGTCTGTACCGCTTAGCCTGGTCAACTTTATCGTTTTCCCCACTGGCTTTGCACCCAGCTGGCAGAGCAATATGCTCTTGTACCTTATGGTCTTTGGTATCATAGGGGCAGCGCTTGCCTTCGGTAAAAACCTTTGGTGTTTCTGGATGTGTCCGTTCTCTGCCATTCAGGAGGGCTTGAATTTTATCGGCGGCGGCCGTACCCGTCCCATTACCCGCACTCAGCTTGTTATGCGAAACACCCGTTACGTGATTCTCTGGCTGATAGTGGTACTGGTTCTGGTTTTCCAGTCCCCTTCACTGGCCGTATTTGAACCTTGGAACACTATCTTTAGCCTTAAGGGCGCGCTAGACCAGTGGCTTCTGGTGATAGCCACTCTGGGCGTGTCTCTCTTCATCCATGATTTCTGGTGTCATTATCTTTGCCCGGTGGGCGCTACTATGGATATCATACTTAAAATACGGAAAAGCACTATTGGGCTGGTTAATAAATTTTCCGGCAAATAG
- a CDS encoding FMN-binding protein, which yields MLALLSLGLAALYGFTHQDLGYQEYIPQVVPENSEYTELIATSQGVLYAILDDEGQLQSYVTISQGQGYGGPLLVALDWSLDGIILQISVPVHHEDLPWWRVLEARHFFDQYIGRGYEEPIQIHEDIDAVSGSTVSSNGVAMAVKAGRLLVVKELGSDYKDPLPGIKFGLPELMVCLGIAFVFWVRTFRPFKNPKYARYLALTYSFFIVGIWLSVPLSLNNISSFLVGYAPSVEQFIIFYIVVWGILGLAILFGKNYYCYWLCPFAAVQEGLHFIGEGVSPSAKTQKRFKWVRYALLWLALMLVFVFRAPNVSGFEPWNLFFSLKGDFPEWILLIATLAGALLFYNFWCNYLCPVGASLDIIIKARKWVGNKWNSLLKKKARR from the coding sequence TTGCTGGCTCTTTTAAGCTTGGGATTGGCCGCTTTGTATGGTTTTACCCATCAGGATTTAGGTTACCAGGAATACATTCCTCAGGTAGTACCGGAAAATTCTGAATATACCGAACTGATAGCTACCAGTCAGGGCGTGCTTTATGCCATACTGGATGACGAAGGTCAGCTCCAAAGCTATGTTACTATTTCACAGGGACAGGGTTATGGCGGTCCGTTGCTGGTTGCTCTTGACTGGAGCCTTGACGGCATTATCCTGCAGATATCTGTTCCCGTTCATCACGAAGATCTTCCCTGGTGGCGGGTTCTTGAAGCCAGACATTTTTTTGACCAGTACATAGGCCGGGGTTACGAAGAGCCTATCCAGATACACGAAGATATAGACGCTGTTTCCGGTTCTACCGTTTCTTCAAACGGGGTGGCTATGGCGGTCAAAGCCGGAAGGCTTCTGGTAGTAAAAGAACTTGGATCCGACTATAAAGACCCGCTTCCGGGTATAAAATTTGGTTTGCCCGAATTAATGGTATGTTTAGGGATTGCATTTGTCTTTTGGGTACGTACCTTCAGGCCGTTTAAAAACCCAAAATATGCCCGTTATCTGGCTTTGACCTATAGCTTCTTTATAGTGGGTATCTGGCTTTCGGTACCCCTTAGTCTAAACAATATATCCAGTTTTCTGGTAGGTTATGCCCCCAGTGTTGAGCAATTTATCATCTTTTATATTGTGGTCTGGGGAATACTGGGATTGGCTATTCTCTTTGGCAAAAACTATTACTGTTATTGGTTATGCCCTTTCGCCGCCGTTCAAGAAGGGCTTCATTTCATAGGTGAGGGGGTTTCTCCCTCTGCCAAAACCCAGAAACGTTTTAAATGGGTACGCTATGCGCTCCTTTGGCTGGCACTGATGCTGGTTTTTGTATTCAGAGCACCCAATGTATCCGGGTTTGAGCCTTGGAATCTATTTTTCAGCCTCAAAGGTGACTTTCCGGAATGGATACTGCTGATAGCCACACTTGCAGGTGCTCTGCTGTTTTACAATTTCTGGTGTAATTATCTTTGCCCTGTAGGGGCTTCACTGGATATAATAATAAAGGCGCGTAAATGGGTGGGGAATAAATGGAACAGCCTGTTAAAGAAAAAAGCAAGGCGATAG